The following coding sequences lie in one Calditrichota bacterium genomic window:
- a CDS encoding prolyl oligopeptidase family serine peptidase, producing the protein IEYMMALRRLGKTAFMFNYIGEEHGLRKRVNQKDWTVRLAEFFDHYLKKSPAPAWLTDGIKAWEKEEEDKEGEGK; encoded by the coding sequence ATCGAGTACATGATGGCACTGCGCCGCCTTGGCAAGACGGCGTTCATGTTCAACTACATCGGCGAAGAGCATGGCCTGCGCAAACGGGTGAACCAGAAGGACTGGACCGTGCGCCTGGCCGAGTTCTTTGACCACTACCTGAAAAAGTCCCCCGCCCCAGCATGGCTCACCGACGGCATCAAGGCCTGGGAGAAGGAGGAGGAAGACAAAGAAGGGGAAGGAAAGTGA
- a CDS encoding gamma-glutamyl-gamma-aminobutyrate hydrolase family protein (Members of this family of hydrolases with an active site Cys residue belong to MEROPS family C26.), with product MNRNREKETTTRKARYLAAGLLACAWLGAAQVYAQLSERYFAELQSPPEQVCVAVFYPTTGTLEELSALRREGLMPTTDLLVVGVYHERETGDYQAARRYVEEQHLDWVQFHKVSGELSPANIYEENSCRNDFVQIVRLSDGAVLFGGPDIPPECYGQKTHLATAIKEVYRHYLDLSFVFHLLGGSQSSAHKPLLAEAPDYPLLGICLGAQTINVATGGTLVQDIWQVTYGKQTYEDVLRLGPERWHTNPYRGLYPEARLLGYHLHHIRLKEDGLFCHALGFPASDMPLVVSSHHQAVDKPGKGIMVAATSMDGRVVEAITHRTFKNVLGVQFHPDFPILWDAEQRFRFTPEGKETSIRALLEADPPSLAFNRAIWIWFFGKAAERHRSRL from the coding sequence ATGAATCGCAACAGAGAGAAAGAAACGACCACGCGAAAAGCAAGGTACCTGGCGGCGGGCCTCCTCGCCTGCGCCTGGCTGGGCGCGGCTCAGGTGTACGCCCAGCTCAGCGAACGCTACTTTGCCGAGCTGCAGAGCCCACCTGAGCAGGTGTGCGTCGCAGTGTTCTACCCGACAACTGGCACGCTGGAGGAGCTCAGCGCCTTACGCCGCGAGGGCCTCATGCCCACCACAGACCTGCTGGTGGTGGGCGTGTACCACGAGAGGGAAACCGGCGACTACCAGGCAGCCCGTCGCTACGTGGAGGAACAGCACCTCGACTGGGTGCAATTCCACAAAGTCAGCGGAGAGCTATCGCCCGCCAACATCTACGAGGAGAACTCCTGCCGGAACGATTTTGTGCAGATCGTCCGGCTCAGCGACGGCGCCGTCCTCTTCGGTGGCCCGGACATTCCCCCGGAATGCTACGGGCAGAAAACGCATCTGGCTACTGCCATCAAAGAGGTCTACCGCCACTACTTGGACCTCTCCTTCGTGTTTCACCTGCTGGGAGGGTCGCAGAGCAGCGCCCACAAACCTCTGCTGGCCGAGGCTCCGGACTACCCCTTGTTGGGCATCTGCTTGGGGGCACAGACCATCAACGTGGCCACCGGGGGCACCCTTGTGCAAGATATCTGGCAGGTGACCTACGGCAAGCAGACCTACGAGGACGTACTGCGCCTGGGCCCGGAGCGCTGGCACACCAACCCCTATCGGGGTCTCTACCCAGAGGCTCGCCTGCTCGGCTACCACCTGCACCACATACGACTGAAAGAGGACGGCCTCTTCTGCCATGCCTTGGGATTTCCCGCCTCAGACATGCCGTTGGTGGTCAGCTCCCATCATCAGGCGGTAGATAAACCGGGCAAAGGCATTATGGTCGCGGCCACCAGCATGGACGGGCGCGTGGTGGAGGCTATTACGCACCGCACCTTCAAGAACGTGCTGGGCGTGCAATTCCACCCGGACTTTCCCATCCTCTGGGACGCCGAGCAGCGCTTCCGATTCACACCTGAGGGAAAAGAGACAAGCATCCGTGCTCTGCTGGAGGCAGACCCGCCGAGCCTCGCCTTCAATCGCGCGATCTGGATCTGGTTCTTTGGCAAGGCGGCTGAGCGGCACCGCTCCCGACTCTGA